One segment of Vibrio gazogenes DNA contains the following:
- a CDS encoding prepilin peptidase gives MDAFLIYPWLFPVFASLFGLIIGSFLNVVIYRLPRMMVTNWKQEFAEAFPEYDIPSPTKKERISLSLPASFCPHCHHRIRIWHNIPLFGWLLLGGKCADCGERISIQYPLVEFLTALASGIIAIHGGMTYYTLALFVFTYISIAAACIDLNQMLLPDNLTLPLIWLGLLLSLTHINPLPLSDAVIGAVAGYLSLWSIYWMFKLLTKKEGMGYGDFKYLAALGAWIGWQTLPMVILLSSVIGIILGVTLLLIRKQGNQTFPFGPSLAIAGWICLLWGDPMMSWYTSIVLGA, from the coding sequence ATGGATGCATTTTTGATTTATCCTTGGTTATTTCCAGTTTTTGCGAGCCTCTTCGGCCTTATCATCGGCAGTTTTCTCAATGTCGTCATCTATCGTTTACCACGAATGATGGTCACAAACTGGAAGCAAGAATTTGCCGAAGCTTTCCCCGAGTACGATATTCCTTCACCAACGAAGAAGGAACGGATTTCCCTCAGTCTCCCGGCATCATTCTGTCCGCACTGCCATCACCGAATCCGGATTTGGCATAATATTCCACTGTTTGGCTGGTTATTACTCGGTGGCAAATGTGCAGATTGTGGTGAGCGTATATCGATACAATATCCGCTGGTAGAATTCTTGACGGCGCTGGCAAGCGGCATCATCGCGATTCATGGCGGTATGACTTATTACACGCTGGCATTGTTTGTCTTTACTTACATCAGCATTGCCGCAGCATGTATCGATCTCAATCAGATGTTACTCCCTGATAATTTAACGCTCCCGTTGATCTGGCTTGGGCTATTACTATCACTGACACACATCAATCCTCTACCTTTATCCGATGCGGTGATAGGCGCGGTTGCCGGCTATTTATCTCTCTGGTCGATTTACTGGATGTTTAAACTCCTGACCAAAAAAGAAGGCATGGGATACGGTGACTTTAAATATCTTGCAGCCTTAGGGGCATGGATCGGCTGGCAGACGTTACCAATGGTGATTTTATTGTCCTCAGTGATTGGCATCATTTTAGGTGTCACACTACTGTTGATAAGAAAACAAGGTAATCAGACCTTTCCATTCGGCCCTTCTCTGGCAATTGCCGGATGGATTTGTCTCCTCTGGGGCGACCCCATGATGAGCTGGTATACATCAATCGTGTTAGGAGCGTAA
- a CDS encoding type II secretion system F family protein: protein MMPSPTPELHRYYWQGIHLNQQRKTGHLWAFSQEEALRQLQPTLTAIHIIRPAPPNPLTRWLNRARVKDITDLVRQLAIMLNAGLPIVQALLLMVTQFSRFGGKLIVLQAHDALMNGASVTDALQQSSSAFRGLYGDMLHAGEMTGRIAETLAQIADYREKHAQLRAKMIKAATYPSIVLASALLLTTLMLTKVIPEFAQMFAHMHAELPWLTRQVLIVSDMLRFWGKWTITLIIGVICLLRCFWHRLTILQTMVEALQLKLPLFGPLRTKAIMIRCCRTLATCYDCGIPLLDSLKSAQNIAGSLRYRAALDTVLTQVSAGSSLYVAMQNSHHFPEFVTQMVFIGEESGTLGQVLTKVAQQYEQDIDQSIEQLGEMIEPLLIVLLGGLIGGLVIAMYLPVFNLMQVMG from the coding sequence ATGATGCCGTCCCCGACGCCTGAACTTCATCGTTATTACTGGCAAGGAATTCATCTCAATCAGCAGCGAAAAACCGGACATCTGTGGGCCTTCTCTCAGGAAGAGGCACTCCGCCAGCTGCAACCAACGTTGACGGCTATCCATATCATTCGCCCAGCACCACCCAATCCACTCACCCGGTGGCTCAATCGTGCTCGCGTGAAAGATATCACAGACCTTGTACGACAACTGGCAATCATGCTGAACGCAGGGCTTCCCATTGTTCAAGCGCTTCTTTTGATGGTCACACAATTCTCGCGTTTTGGCGGAAAACTGATTGTATTACAAGCACACGATGCGCTGATGAACGGTGCATCAGTCACAGATGCACTCCAACAAAGTTCATCCGCTTTTCGTGGTCTGTATGGTGACATGCTCCATGCCGGAGAAATGACCGGAAGAATCGCGGAAACGCTGGCTCAAATTGCCGACTATCGAGAAAAGCACGCACAGCTCCGCGCAAAAATGATCAAAGCGGCAACCTATCCGTCGATTGTGCTGGCGAGCGCACTGCTACTCACCACCCTGATGTTAACTAAAGTCATCCCTGAATTTGCTCAGATGTTTGCCCATATGCACGCTGAGTTACCTTGGTTGACTCGTCAGGTTCTGATCGTATCGGACATGCTACGATTTTGGGGGAAGTGGACTATCACCTTGATAATTGGTGTGATCTGCCTGTTGAGGTGCTTCTGGCATCGCCTCACGATACTCCAAACGATGGTTGAAGCACTCCAACTCAAGCTACCGCTGTTCGGACCTTTGAGAACAAAAGCAATCATGATTCGTTGTTGCCGCACTCTGGCAACCTGCTATGATTGCGGCATTCCTTTACTGGATAGCCTGAAAAGCGCACAAAATATTGCAGGGTCGCTACGGTATCGAGCGGCACTAGACACAGTTTTGACACAAGTATCTGCCGGAAGTAGCTTATATGTGGCGATGCAGAACAGTCACCATTTTCCTGAATTTGTCACACAAATGGTATTCATCGGAGAAGAATCCGGTACATTAGGTCAAGTGCTGACGAAAGTAGCCCAACAATACGAACAAGACATCGATCAGTCGATTGAACAGCTCGGAGAAATGATTGAACCCTTATTGATTGTGTTGCTTGGCGGCTTGATCGGCGGGTTAGTCATCGCAATGTATTTACCTGTCTTTAACTTAATGCAGGTGATGGGATAG
- a CDS encoding GspE/PulE family protein — protein sequence MSILLRLLHSERHLTQEQFTMMTEQCGHHATAPLRVLLDSQLMTAKQIADFIARHLKLRQIDIHTYAYAETCQQLEVSDLMQLYLALPLSIQQEWLTLAVGDPTIPHLREDFQFATGLNIDVVIADAEQLQEAIAHYESSDKGGHSLPAQNRLDEYVIQEANDDYQTTDIQPNDAPVTQFILQLIQEAHQRHASDIHFEPYENTYRIRMRINGLLLTTHTPSNKVSRRLASRLKVLANLNIAERRLPQDGRIKLGASLTIDVDLRISTLPTQWGEKIVIRLLNSHQMALHPDQLGFSAVQHEMFLQAIQHPQGMILITGPTGSGKTVTLYSALTWLNDESRNISTVEDPIEIALSGVNQIQVNEKIGMSFSHILRALLRQDPDTLMIGEIRDPETAEIAFRAAQTGHLVFSTLHTNSAHEALTRLLYMGLETYHILPTIRLVVAQRLLRKLCPRCKVAVQLAPELCQRWPILNNGQIYQPSAQGCHACIAGYQGRFSIYDMYQPTQLTSFSDTAFSDKASHPVEKHMPSSGNGTISGLWHEGLEKVRQGVTAYEEIVRVLGTPPAETTKACSATPSSSAPHQPTPSQHATKSQYTTDKGDHDAVPDA from the coding sequence ATGAGTATATTACTTCGGCTTCTCCATTCAGAACGCCACCTGACGCAAGAACAATTCACCATGATGACGGAACAATGCGGACATCATGCAACCGCGCCATTGAGAGTCCTGTTAGATTCTCAACTGATGACCGCAAAACAAATAGCGGATTTCATTGCCCGACATCTCAAACTGCGTCAGATCGACATTCACACTTACGCTTATGCAGAAACCTGTCAGCAATTAGAGGTCAGTGATCTGATGCAACTTTACTTAGCCCTGCCACTATCAATCCAGCAAGAATGGCTGACACTGGCTGTCGGAGATCCAACCATCCCCCATCTTCGCGAAGATTTTCAGTTTGCTACCGGACTCAATATTGATGTGGTGATTGCTGATGCAGAACAATTACAAGAAGCGATCGCACACTACGAATCCAGCGACAAAGGCGGCCATAGTCTTCCCGCTCAAAATCGGTTGGATGAATACGTAATTCAGGAAGCGAATGATGATTACCAGACCACGGATATTCAGCCCAACGATGCCCCTGTCACACAGTTTATCCTACAACTCATTCAGGAAGCCCATCAAAGACACGCTTCAGACATTCATTTCGAACCTTATGAGAACACTTATCGGATTCGCATGAGAATCAATGGATTACTGCTAACGACGCATACACCATCGAATAAAGTCAGTCGCAGACTCGCATCTCGGCTCAAAGTATTAGCCAATTTAAACATTGCGGAACGCCGTTTACCGCAAGACGGACGAATCAAACTCGGTGCTTCATTGACAATCGATGTCGATCTCAGGATCTCAACCCTACCGACCCAATGGGGGGAAAAGATTGTTATTCGGCTCCTCAATAGCCATCAAATGGCGCTACACCCTGATCAACTGGGATTTTCTGCGGTTCAACATGAGATGTTTCTACAAGCGATTCAACATCCTCAGGGCATGATTCTGATTACCGGCCCGACCGGCAGTGGCAAAACAGTGACCCTCTATTCCGCACTGACTTGGCTCAACGACGAATCACGCAATATTTCAACCGTAGAAGATCCGATAGAAATCGCACTCTCCGGCGTCAATCAAATTCAAGTCAACGAAAAAATCGGGATGTCATTCAGTCATATCCTCAGGGCGCTACTCCGGCAGGATCCCGACACACTGATGATTGGTGAAATCCGTGATCCGGAAACCGCAGAAATCGCTTTTCGGGCAGCGCAAACGGGACATCTGGTGTTTTCAACGCTGCATACCAACTCAGCACATGAAGCCCTGACCAGACTCCTCTACATGGGACTGGAAACCTATCATATCCTGCCGACCATTCGTCTGGTGGTGGCTCAACGACTACTCCGCAAGCTTTGCCCACGCTGCAAAGTCGCCGTACAGCTGGCTCCTGAGTTGTGCCAACGCTGGCCCATTTTAAATAACGGACAGATTTATCAGCCATCAGCGCAAGGCTGTCACGCCTGTATTGCCGGCTATCAGGGCCGCTTCAGCATTTATGACATGTACCAGCCCACCCAGCTCACTTCCTTCTCAGATACTGCCTTCTCAGATAAAGCGTCCCATCCTGTGGAAAAACACATGCCATCTTCGGGAAACGGCACCATATCAGGTCTGTGGCATGAAGGACTAGAGAAAGTCCGCCAAGGCGTGACCGCTTATGAAGAAATTGTCCGAGTACTGGGAACACCGCCGGCCGAGACCACCAAAGCCTGTTCAGCGACGCCATCCTCATCAGCACCACATCAGCCGACCCCATCTCAACATGCCACAAAATCTCAATACACCACAGACAAAGGAGACCATGATGCCGTCCCCGACGCCTGA
- a CDS encoding pilin, whose amino-acid sequence MPSTTSRQLGFTLVELMIVVTIIGILSSIAVPAYHNYIQKSEVTAGVSTTSALTTNIDLFIQENGKFPSATGLSEIGASATMSALGTLSLLPDPEVAEQGVLLFEFNATTSVSGKKVQWQKSATTGWQCIQDAAEHIKGCQQGSIM is encoded by the coding sequence ATGCCCTCAACAACCAGCCGACAACTTGGGTTTACCTTGGTTGAATTAATGATTGTCGTCACCATTATCGGCATTCTGTCTTCCATTGCAGTCCCGGCTTACCACAACTACATCCAGAAATCAGAAGTCACCGCAGGTGTCAGTACCACCAGTGCACTGACAACCAATATCGATTTATTCATACAGGAAAACGGCAAATTTCCGTCCGCAACAGGGCTGAGCGAGATTGGCGCAAGTGCCACGATGAGCGCTTTGGGAACACTATCGCTACTTCCGGATCCCGAGGTCGCGGAGCAAGGTGTGCTGTTGTTCGAATTTAATGCCACGACATCGGTTTCCGGGAAAAAGGTGCAATGGCAAAAAAGCGCAACCACGGGATGGCAATGTATTCAGGATGCGGCAGAACACATCAAAGGGTGTCAGCAAGGCTCCATCATGTAA
- the nadC gene encoding carboxylating nicotinate-nucleotide diphosphorylase, translating into MKNSHNSQERLSYLKQQLPLDITRVVRETLYEDLGGTVDPSADITASLIPADQQNTATIITREAGVFCGQAWADEVFLQLGGSVTIEWHVQDGDRVEPNQTLCTLCGPARVLLTGERNAMNFIQTLSGCASKTAQYAAMLQGTECRLLDTRKTVPGLRNALKYAVTCGGGLNHRIGVFDAYLIKENHIIACGGIAAAIHTAKQLNPGKPVEVETESLNELQQAIEAGADIIMLDNFDCDMMREAVRINAGRAALETSGNVTLATIREYAMTGVDYISVGALTKHIQALDLSMRFQG; encoded by the coding sequence ATGAAAAACAGCCATAATAGTCAGGAACGCCTCAGCTACCTCAAACAGCAGTTGCCTCTCGATATTACTCGAGTCGTCAGAGAAACCCTTTATGAAGATCTGGGTGGCACGGTTGATCCGAGTGCCGACATTACAGCCAGCCTGATTCCGGCAGATCAACAGAATACAGCCACAATCATCACCAGAGAAGCCGGGGTATTTTGTGGTCAAGCTTGGGCGGATGAAGTCTTTCTGCAACTTGGTGGCAGCGTGACGATCGAATGGCATGTGCAAGATGGTGATCGCGTCGAGCCCAATCAAACCCTGTGCACCCTGTGCGGTCCCGCTCGGGTATTGTTGACCGGTGAACGAAATGCCATGAACTTTATTCAGACATTATCCGGTTGTGCTTCCAAAACTGCGCAGTATGCAGCGATGCTTCAGGGCACTGAATGCCGTCTGCTCGACACGCGAAAAACCGTCCCCGGACTGCGTAACGCACTCAAATATGCCGTCACCTGCGGCGGCGGATTGAACCATCGCATCGGGGTGTTTGATGCCTATCTGATCAAAGAAAATCATATTATCGCCTGTGGCGGAATTGCCGCTGCCATTCACACAGCAAAACAACTCAACCCCGGCAAACCCGTCGAAGTTGAAACTGAATCGCTCAACGAGCTGCAACAAGCGATCGAAGCCGGTGCCGATATCATCATGCTGGATAATTTTGACTGTGACATGATGCGAGAAGCGGTACGAATTAATGCCGGCAGAGCTGCGCTGGAAACCTCAGGCAATGTGACTCTGGCAACCATTCGTGAATATGCCATGACGGGGGTTGATTATATTTCCGTCGGGGCACTTACCAAACATATTCAGGCACTCGATTTGTCGATGCGTTTTCAGGGATAG
- the ampD gene encoding 1,6-anhydro-N-acetylmuramyl-L-alanine amidase AmpD, whose protein sequence is MIDPNGWYDKAQQVISPFYDQRESPEDISLLVIHNITLPPGQFGGPYIEQLFQGKLQADQHPFFQVVADFRVSAHCLIRRDGHVIQFVSFLDRAWHAGASSFAGRARCNDYSIGIELEGTEFTAYTDAQYQSLATLTQAILARYPQISRQRITGHQYIAPLRKTDPGLTFDWRRYRHMLKNNVSDMLR, encoded by the coding sequence ATGATCGATCCGAATGGATGGTACGACAAAGCCCAACAGGTGATTTCTCCGTTTTATGACCAACGGGAAAGCCCTGAGGATATATCCTTGCTGGTGATCCATAACATCACACTACCGCCGGGACAATTCGGCGGGCCCTACATCGAGCAGCTTTTTCAGGGCAAACTACAGGCGGATCAGCATCCTTTTTTTCAAGTTGTTGCTGATTTTCGGGTTTCTGCGCATTGCCTGATTCGACGTGACGGCCATGTGATTCAGTTTGTTTCTTTTCTGGATCGGGCATGGCACGCAGGTGCATCTTCGTTTGCCGGACGGGCACGTTGCAATGACTATTCGATTGGTATTGAGTTGGAAGGCACCGAATTTACCGCTTATACCGATGCGCAGTACCAGTCTCTGGCAACGTTGACCCAAGCAATCCTAGCGCGCTACCCGCAGATCTCTCGGCAACGTATTACCGGTCATCAGTACATTGCACCGCTACGCAAAACAGATCCGGGGTTAACCTTTGATTGGCGTCGCTATCGACACATGCTGAAAAATAATGTCAGTGATATGCTGAGATGA
- the fldB gene encoding flavodoxin FldB produces MKIGLFYGSTTCYTEMAAEKIRAMIGEDIVDVHNVKDVPLTRMQDYDLLILGISTWDFGEIQEDWQAIWDHIQQPNLAGKYVALYGLGDQEGYGEWYLDAMGLLHDELQQCGVHFIGYWPNEGYNFDTSKALTEDGRYFVGLALDEDSQYELSDERIANWCEQILVEYHDAL; encoded by the coding sequence ATGAAGATTGGTCTTTTCTACGGTTCCACCACCTGTTACACCGAAATGGCAGCCGAAAAAATTCGCGCGATGATCGGTGAAGATATCGTCGATGTACACAACGTGAAAGATGTCCCTTTAACGCGAATGCAAGACTATGATCTGCTGATCCTCGGGATCTCGACTTGGGATTTCGGCGAAATTCAGGAAGATTGGCAAGCAATCTGGGATCACATTCAACAGCCGAATCTAGCCGGAAAGTATGTTGCGCTCTACGGACTGGGGGATCAAGAAGGCTATGGTGAATGGTATCTCGATGCCATGGGGTTGCTTCATGATGAACTGCAACAATGTGGCGTCCATTTTATCGGATATTGGCCGAACGAAGGCTACAACTTCGATACATCAAAAGCTCTGACCGAAGATGGTCGCTATTTTGTCGGTCTTGCACTGGATGAAGACTCTCAATACGAACTGAGCGACGAGCGCATCGCAAACTGGTGTGAACAAATACTTGTTGAATATCATGATGCGCTCTAG
- the xerD gene encoding site-specific tyrosine recombinase XerD, whose product MSEIFAADQRWVEQFLDAMWMERGLSENTLASYRHDLEKLLRWMQRYDYRLASVLTPELQAFQAWLVDENYKQTSRARMLSAIRRLFQYLNREKVRTDDPSALLVTPKLPKRLPKDLSEAQVEALLDAPNPDDPVELRDKAMLELLYATGLRVTELVTLTMENISLRQGVVRVFGKGGKERLVPMGENAIEWIQTFLQQGRGILLGEHSSDVLFPSRRARQMTRQTFWYRIKYYAVQAGIDTDMLSPHVLRHAFATHLLNYGADLRVVQMLLGHSDLSTTQIYTHVATERLKQLHNEHHPRA is encoded by the coding sequence GTGTCTGAGATTTTTGCTGCTGATCAGCGCTGGGTTGAACAGTTTTTGGATGCGATGTGGATGGAGCGTGGTTTATCGGAAAACACGTTAGCGTCTTATCGTCATGATTTGGAAAAACTGTTGCGTTGGATGCAGCGTTACGACTATCGACTTGCGTCCGTTCTGACACCTGAACTACAGGCGTTTCAAGCTTGGCTGGTGGATGAAAATTATAAACAGACATCCCGAGCCAGAATGCTTTCTGCGATTCGTCGTTTATTTCAATATTTGAATCGTGAAAAGGTCAGGACGGATGATCCGAGCGCTTTACTGGTGACGCCAAAGTTACCAAAGCGCTTACCGAAGGATTTGAGTGAAGCTCAGGTGGAAGCATTACTGGATGCCCCAAATCCTGACGATCCCGTCGAGTTACGTGATAAAGCCATGCTGGAGTTGTTGTATGCAACTGGATTACGGGTCACGGAACTCGTCACGCTGACGATGGAGAATATCAGTCTGAGGCAGGGGGTGGTCAGAGTATTCGGTAAAGGTGGCAAAGAAAGGCTGGTACCGATGGGCGAAAATGCCATTGAGTGGATTCAGACATTCTTGCAGCAAGGGAGAGGCATTTTGTTGGGTGAGCATTCATCTGATGTCTTGTTTCCCAGCCGCAGGGCCCGTCAGATGACGCGTCAGACATTTTGGTACCGGATTAAATATTATGCAGTTCAGGCGGGTATCGATACGGACATGTTATCGCCTCATGTGCTACGACATGCATTTGCAACGCATCTACTGAACTATGGTGCAGATCTCAGGGTCGTACAGATGTTGTTGGGGCATAGTGACTTATCGACAACGCAAATTTATACTCATGTGGCGACTGAAAGACTAAAACAGCTCCACAACGAACATCATCCAAGGGCTTAA
- the dsbC gene encoding bifunctional protein-disulfide isomerase/oxidoreductase DsbC has protein sequence MRAIRELVLLGLVFFSLAASAADSFDKQALMQRFQSLGLSVKDIVPADVDGLVEVQTTNGVLFASPKGDYFIAGTLYKMKGNGQYEDVIAKRQAPINAKRIEQMKDQMIVYKADHEKYVVTVFTDITCGYCIRLHSQLKAYNDLGITIRYLAFPRQGPSGQVAGQMAAIWCADDPAKALNNAKINRDIAKPEGDIGKCKQEIANHYQLGRELGISGTPAIFLPNGEMVGGYLPPEKLLERLKAI, from the coding sequence ATGCGCGCAATCCGCGAATTAGTTTTATTAGGTTTAGTATTTTTCTCTCTGGCAGCGTCAGCCGCTGATTCATTTGATAAACAGGCATTAATGCAGCGATTCCAGTCGTTGGGATTAAGTGTGAAGGACATTGTCCCTGCTGATGTTGATGGTCTGGTCGAAGTTCAAACTACCAATGGGGTGTTGTTCGCTTCTCCCAAAGGGGACTATTTCATTGCCGGAACCCTGTATAAAATGAAAGGCAACGGTCAGTATGAAGATGTGATTGCAAAACGTCAGGCACCGATTAATGCCAAACGAATTGAACAAATGAAAGATCAGATGATCGTGTATAAGGCTGATCATGAAAAATATGTGGTCACGGTGTTCACGGATATTACCTGTGGTTATTGCATCCGTCTGCACAGTCAGTTGAAAGCGTATAATGATTTAGGTATCACGATCCGTTATCTGGCGTTCCCGCGTCAGGGACCGAGCGGGCAGGTTGCCGGGCAAATGGCCGCAATCTGGTGTGCCGATGATCCGGCGAAAGCACTGAATAATGCCAAAATCAATCGCGACATTGCGAAGCCAGAAGGTGATATAGGCAAGTGTAAGCAAGAAATAGCCAATCATTACCAGCTTGGCCGGGAGCTGGGCATTAGCGGGACACCAGCAATTTTCCTACCGAACGGCGAAATGGTCGGTGGCTACTTACCGCCAGAGAAATTACTTGAGCGTTTAAAAGCGATTTAA
- the recJ gene encoding single-stranded-DNA-specific exonuclease RecJ: MIEVKRRPVADISLLPDSIPPILRRLYIGRGVQHVSQLEKSAKSLHSYQLLDGIERAVAILFDAIQRQQRIIVVGDFDADGATSSALSVLALRMMGSHRVDYLVPNRFDDGYGLSPEVVDQALAMNAEVIMTVDNGVSSIEGVRYAKQQGLTVIVTDHHLPGHVLPEADAMVNPNLPSCQFPSKALAGVGVAFYLMMALCVAMRKQNWFGQRGIPEPKLMELLDLVALGTVADVVPLDENNRVLVHQGLQRIRAGHVRPGIQALIEVAKRDSRHLVAADFGFALGPRINAAGRLDDMSFGVELLLCDNIHAARRMASELDALNQTRKEIESGMKQEAMAFCERLKLGEGSELPFGIALFQRDWHQGVIGILASRIKDSYHRPVIAFADAGDGLLKGSCRSIPGLHMRDTLDLIDTRHPGLILKFGGHAMAAGLSIKASDFEHFSCQFDRVVRDNLDESALKGVLLSDGELLPEEFSMYTAETIRAGGPWGQAFPEPLFDGEFKVLDQKLVAEKHLKLMLEPIYQGHTTHKMIDAIAFNVDVRRWPDRSVKTVHIVYKLDINEFRGNQSLQLIVDHIEAR; encoded by the coding sequence ATGATTGAAGTAAAAAGAAGACCTGTCGCTGACATTTCCTTGCTACCGGATAGCATTCCTCCGATTCTGAGACGTTTGTATATTGGGCGTGGTGTCCAGCATGTCAGCCAATTGGAGAAGAGTGCTAAATCTTTGCACAGTTACCAGTTGCTTGACGGAATTGAGCGGGCGGTTGCCATTCTGTTTGATGCCATACAGCGTCAGCAGCGAATCATCGTTGTCGGTGATTTCGATGCCGATGGTGCAACCAGCTCGGCATTATCGGTCTTGGCACTGCGGATGATGGGTAGTCATCGGGTCGATTATCTGGTGCCGAACCGTTTTGATGACGGTTACGGTTTGAGTCCGGAGGTTGTTGATCAGGCATTGGCGATGAATGCTGAAGTGATCATGACGGTTGATAATGGGGTTTCTTCGATTGAAGGGGTCCGTTATGCCAAGCAGCAGGGATTGACGGTGATCGTGACGGACCATCACCTGCCGGGTCATGTGTTACCTGAAGCGGATGCAATGGTGAATCCCAATTTACCCAGTTGCCAGTTCCCTTCAAAAGCATTGGCGGGTGTCGGGGTTGCTTTCTATCTCATGATGGCGCTTTGTGTTGCCATGCGTAAGCAAAATTGGTTTGGGCAGCGAGGTATACCGGAACCGAAATTAATGGAATTGCTGGATTTGGTCGCGCTGGGAACGGTCGCCGATGTGGTGCCGCTGGATGAGAATAACCGCGTGTTGGTCCATCAAGGGCTTCAGCGTATTCGAGCCGGGCATGTACGCCCCGGAATTCAGGCGCTCATTGAAGTTGCTAAGCGAGATTCTCGTCATCTGGTTGCCGCTGATTTTGGCTTTGCTTTAGGGCCGAGAATCAATGCCGCAGGCCGATTGGATGACATGTCCTTCGGTGTTGAACTGTTGTTGTGTGACAATATTCATGCCGCACGGAGAATGGCCAGTGAATTGGATGCGTTGAATCAGACTCGTAAAGAGATCGAGTCGGGGATGAAGCAAGAAGCGATGGCATTTTGCGAGCGACTGAAATTAGGAGAGGGAAGTGAACTTCCTTTCGGTATCGCATTATTTCAACGAGACTGGCATCAAGGGGTGATCGGGATTCTGGCCTCTCGAATCAAGGATTCTTATCATCGGCCGGTCATCGCTTTTGCGGATGCCGGAGACGGTTTACTCAAAGGATCTTGTCGCTCAATCCCCGGTCTGCACATGCGGGATACGTTGGACTTAATTGATACCCGGCATCCCGGTTTGATCCTGAAATTTGGCGGACATGCCATGGCTGCAGGGCTGTCAATCAAGGCCAGTGACTTTGAACATTTTTCTTGCCAGTTTGATCGGGTGGTTCGCGATAACCTTGACGAGTCAGCACTCAAAGGCGTGCTTTTGTCTGACGGAGAACTGCTGCCAGAGGAGTTTTCTATGTATACCGCGGAAACGATCAGAGCCGGCGGTCCATGGGGACAGGCATTCCCTGAGCCACTATTTGATGGTGAATTTAAAGTGCTGGATCAGAAATTGGTCGCAGAAAAGCATTTAAAACTTATGCTTGAGCCGATTTATCAGGGACATACCACGCATAAAATGATCGATGCCATCGCATTCAATGTCGATGTTCGCCGTTGGCCAGATCGATCCGTCAAAACCGTGCATATTGTTTATAAGCTCGATATTAATGAGTTTCGTGGTAATCAGTCGTTACAGCTGATTGTCGATCATATTGAAGCACGTTAG